NNNNNNNNNNNNNNNNNNNNNNNNNNNNNNNNNNNNNNNNNNNNNNNNNNNNNNNNNNNNNNNNNNNNNNNNNNNNNNNNNNNNNNNNNNNNNNNNNNNNNNNNNNNNNNNNNNNNNNNNNNNNNNNNNNNNNNNNNNNNNNNNNNNNNNNNNNNNNNNNNNNNNNNNNNNNNNNNNNNNNNNNNNNNNNNNNNNNNNNNNNNNNNNNNNNNNNNNNNNNNNNNNNNNNNNNNNNNNNNNNNNNNNNNNNNNNNNNNNNNNNNNNNNNNNNNNNNNNNNNNNNNNNNNNNNNNNNNNNNNNNNNNNNNNNNNNNNNNNNNNNNNNNNNNNNNNNNNNNNNNNNNNNNNNNNNNNNNNNNNNNNNNNNNNNNNNNNNNNNNNNNNNNNNNNNNNNNNNNNNNNNNNNNNNNNNNNNNNNNNNNNNNNNNNNNNNNNNNNNNNNNNNNNNNNNNNNNNNNNNNNNNNNNNNNNNNNNNNNNNNNNNNNNNNNNNNNNNNNNNNNNNNNNNNNNNNNNNNNNNNNNNNNNNNNNNNNNNNNNNNNNNNNNNNNNNNNNNNNNNNNNNNNNNNNNNNNNNNNNNNNNNNNNNNNNNNNNNNNNNNNNNNNNNNNNNNNNNNNNNNNNNNNNNNNNNNNNNNNNNNNNNNNNNNNNNNNNNNNNNNNNNNNNNNNNNNNNNNNNNNNNNNNNNNNNNNNNNNNNNNNNNNNNNNNNNNNNNNNNNNNNNNNNNNNNNNNNNNNNNNNNNNNNNNNNNNNNNNNNNNNNNNNNNNNNNNNNNNNNNNNNNNNNNNNNNNNNNNNNNNNNNNNNNNNNNNNNNNNNNNNNNNNNNNNNNNNNNNNNNNNNNNNNNNNNNNNNNNNNNNNNNNNNNNNNNNNNNNNNNNNNNNNNNNNNNGAAtatactaaacatttattttacctgttgcACCTACGTTTGGAGGTACCTACAGTGGTACCTATGTACAGCAATAATCATACTGTACAGAACAGCCACCATTTTAAAGTAGAATACAAGTTTAAATGTTTCCTCTGCCGCAATGGATTTGCCACATCATTATAACTTTCAGGAACAGaatcaaatcatttttacaaattgATAGCCTAAATAAAGTGACTGTTTCACTTGGCCTGTGCTGGAGCCTGTGTAGCCTTTGCTGGATTAAAAGTGTCTACTCCCCACTGTGATTCTTTCATGTAGAAGAGCAAAAACCGAGCTTCAAGATGAGCTAACCACATATAATGGCTGCTactatcataaataaatatgaaatagagGGAATAATGGTTGACACCAGTTATAGTGAAGTTAAGTATGTGGACAATATAGAGATGGGAGAAAGGTTTTTATTATATGGCAAactgtaatttcattttaattgtatatatgtGCATGCTTAAAACAGAATGGTGTAATTTTAGGAAATGCCTTAGCATTGCTCATTGAAATTCACCCCATGTCAATATGGAAGATTGTATTATTGTGCATTTTCTAGTTTACATGTGAGAAGGTGCTAACTTTGCTGGTGGATTTATATGTGGTGTCTCAACTCATAGTGGATCGTATCAAGTGTGAAATTATATTAGTAGGTGAGAGGCATTGTGTTTCAATATACCATCTTGTAAACTATCTGGTTGGAgaataatgatcattttattggTATAGAACATGAAACCTACCCAGTGCATTTCTGAAGATTAGGGCTTCCTCTTCCTTACATCTTCAGTAGTGATCGGTTTGTATTACGAATTGAAGTCTGTGACCTAAAATGATATAGGATTATAGAGTATTATTGGTGCCTGCAGTGACAATATCTACACATTCTCtgcatcattttcttttcttatacaTCAGAAAATTTTGTATACAAATTAAATTAGACTCTCAGAAAAGTAAGGCATTTCCAGTAAACACCATTATATATGATAGGTACTTACATTTCAGGATTGGAGTAACAGTAGTAATAGATACATGCCACCCATAATATAATCCATTCAAATGTCATAATGGCGTATGCGAATAAGTAAAGGTTTCTGGCACACTTTCCATCTTTTTGATCAAACATACTGAAAACCCAAAAGCTCCCTGGAAAACAGTTTCAACAGGCATAGAGTAAATAATGCATTTGTtgccatatataatattatacacagtataatatatattatattgcatcattagaacataaccAATTGCACTCTTTGTGGATAATCCAAGATAATTTTGCAATGACAGTCTCTACTATGCTTTCTGTTTCTTATTCTATATAATCACAATTAGGCTATAAATAAACGGAtactttaaaatggtatttaaaagaaaattacatgaAATCCTATCTGCCTTGCTTCCATTCCAACAATGATTTTTCTAAAGCAAGTCTCATTTGCaggatcaataaaaaaacatgatgctGAGTCTTCCAGAATTTGAGTAACTCTATTCTTTTCTCCATAGAACAACTAtgactgaaatattttattttcatatttacttttaattgcaAATTTAGAGATTGGAAGAGCTCTGGCACAAACTGCATGCCAATAAATTTTCACTCTGATATTATTACATTGCATACATGTGTacatatgttagatttttgtcataggaaagaatctttcacaatcctttccaacaaaaaaagacTTAAAGAAGCATGAtcgtgtgctgtacatacagcgctgtttccctctatggagaggggagggaagcACCTCTACCATTCACATGAAATGcagtcgttcgtggatccactatgacagatccatgaatgacgttggatgGCCGCTGTTCACACGTCAGATACCTGCCCAATACTAGCTCTGAAGCAATAATCGGacgggaatcatctgatgtgtgcatGTAGCCGTACTCTGTAGCTCTTCTTTAACAACTACAGAttagaaaatgtacataaaaataaaaattagtagaGTAATAGTAATACACTATACTCTGTAATATTGAATTTATTACCTAAATCAGAAAAGCAATTTGTTATGTTAGACTTGTATGTGAGATACATACCGACAATAAACCAGCCAAATGCGAGTAAGAACACCACTGTGTCCAAAATTGTTGAATTACATTGATGTAAGATCCTCAGAAACAGAACGCTAGAAACCACTATCTGTGCAACACCAGTTACAATAAGAAATACTGGTATATATGGCTGAATGGGacagtcatctttgtacaagcCACCtgttaataacaaaatatataacacaagTAAGTGCCCTATAACAAttttagtgcattttttaaataaggttttGATTAGCATTTGAACATCTGTCACTGGGCATGCAAAGACAGCAGGGCCATTTTTATTctgccatttttgtgtttgtatgggtCCCTAGctagtttaaaacataaaaaaaacattgtgaacatttaaaaaaaaaattgttaaaaaaaaaagcaagaagctACATATATACAAAGTAGAAATTAAAGAGTTAACTGGCAATTGTAAGATACACGTTTGCAGTCATGCAAAGTGCATGTGATTGCATTGGGAAATGCATGCTGTATGAAAGCAAAACACAGGCTAATAACTATTGATCCTGCTAGAAAGTTAGTGAGCTGCCATCTGCAGCTCGGTACACACTTACTCAATGTGACCCTATCAGCATGTGCCCTATAAATTCACATGATCGTATCTTGAACAGCTCTGGTACTGCTGCAATAACTGCTGTTGAATATAGCAAATCCCTTGATGGGTGCTGTGTTTGCTCCTCCTAGATACCGTGTTCTGCAGTGACATATCAGGAAAAGCCAGAATGTGATAacacttaagctgggtacacacgtgcaataattattgttggaaaggatctttcacgatccttttcaacaactaaggactgcacgatgcatgaacgagtgctgtacatacagcaccgttctgctctatggagaggggagaaggagaacgacagagtggcaccctgctgcgcgctctcccccttcacttccattacaattgttcgtcgtccatcgttggTAAACCGATAAACCAATAAACTGAGCCGATAATCGCAAGGGAAGCATTACaagtatgtacgtagccttagagctTAAGACTTTAAGATTGAAAAGATTTCACTGCCCACTTGAAAGCCACAGGTCAGGAAATGGATACCAAAAATTTTCAAAAGGCCTCATCCATCCTAATATATAGTTAGAAAGCAGAGAGTGTTTGGTACTATTGGGACCCTCCCTGGATCAGGCCGTACATCTAAACTGGTTGGAATGTCAGGAAGAAAGCGGTGAGAAAGGTTACCAACAGTTCTATGGcaattttaaagcagttttaGAAATGAAAAGAGTGGTGCATGAGACAACAACATCACAAGTGCTCCACAAATGTAACCTGAATGGGAGGGTGGCATGAAAACAGACACTTCTCAAGAAAGGCTACATTAATTTTTAATTGAGCTTTGCCAAAACGCTCCTTGAAGATTCTAAGACGAAGTAGAAAAGGGTGTTTTGGTTAGACAAGAGCAAAATGATAATATTTGGCCCTAACTCAAATGGTACATCTAGCAGGAAGCCAATACAGCTCACCATCCAAAG
The genomic region above belongs to Pyxicephalus adspersus chromosome 9, UCB_Pads_2.0, whole genome shotgun sequence and contains:
- the LOC140338320 gene encoding transmembrane protein 272-like, which gives rise to MIIMGGLYKDDCPIQPYIPVFLIVTGVAQIVVSSVLFLRILHQCNSTILDTVVFLLAFGWFIVGSFWVFSMFDQKDGKCARNLYLFAYAIMTFEWIILWVACIYYYCYSNPEMSQTSIRNTNRSLLKM